A genomic window from Equus caballus isolate H_3958 breed thoroughbred chromosome 5, TB-T2T, whole genome shotgun sequence includes:
- the CIMAP3 gene encoding ciliary microtubule-associated protein 3 isoform X4, translated as MRCAQRPSKTLVGNSFGTRQQRKLFPHFHPPNFLGNKFLPLRGAPHRGPGSYMADDMTPYPGMYQTVTPREQKHKQNFAPFNTLLPRFRTCSKDTYDPGPGAYNPETKPPKKITWPMKFGSPDWAQVPCLQKRTLKAELSTDKDFRKHRNRVAYLSLFYS; from the exons ATGAGATGCGCCCAGAGAccatcaa AGACGCTGGTTGGCAACTCCTTTGGAACGCGTCAACAGAGGAAGCTCTTTCCCCACTTCCATCCCCCAAACTTTTTGGGGAACAAGTTTCTCCCTCTTAGGGGAGCACCCCACAGAGGGCCTGGAAGCTACATGGCAGAT GATATGACGCCTTACCCAGGCATGTACCAGACAGTAACTCCTCGGgagcaaaaacacaaacaaaattttGCTCCATTTAATACCTTGTTGCCTCGCTTTAGGACATGCTCAAAGGACACTTATGATCCTGG CCCTGGCGCTTACAACCCAGAGACTAAGCCACCCAAAAAAATCACCTGGCCAATGAAATTTGGATCTCCAGACTGGGCTCAGGTTCCATGTCTACAGAAAAGAACTCTAAAAGCTGAG CTGTCCACAGACAAAGACTTTAGAAAGCATCGGAACCGTGTGGCCTACCTAAGCCTGTTTTACAGTTGA
- the CIMAP3 gene encoding ciliary microtubule-associated protein 3 isoform X1, whose translation MRGSALLKVPLRESSGPELLGDLQNPWHLPENTTDKKFTPRLTQPFLWNFPNETLVGNSFGTRQQRKLFPHFHPPNFLGNKFLPLRGAPHRGPGSYMADMHGLAYNLSKIPTSRKGYTFGARTAVRFKPINKDMTPYPGMYQTVTPREQKHKQNFAPFNTLLPRFRTCSKDTYDPGPGAYNPETKPPKKITWPMKFGSPDWAQVPCLQKRTLKAELSTDKDFRKHRNRVAYLSLFYS comes from the exons ATGAGAGGATCAGCCTTATTGAAAGTCCCTctgagagagagctctggtccaGAGCTTCTTGGAGATCTTCAAAATCCATGGCATCTACCTGAGAACACGACGGACAAAAAATTCACACCACGCTTGACCCAGCCATTCCTTTGGAACTTTCCTAATG AGACGCTGGTTGGCAACTCCTTTGGAACGCGTCAACAGAGGAAGCTCTTTCCCCACTTCCATCCCCCAAACTTTTTGGGGAACAAGTTTCTCCCTCTTAGGGGAGCACCCCACAGAGGGCCTGGAAGCTACATGGCAGAT ATGCATGGCTTGGCATACAACCTCTCTAAGATCCCGACCAGTAGAAAAGGATATACTTTTGGAGCTAGAACAGCCGTGAGGTTTAAGCCAATTAATAAG GATATGACGCCTTACCCAGGCATGTACCAGACAGTAACTCCTCGGgagcaaaaacacaaacaaaattttGCTCCATTTAATACCTTGTTGCCTCGCTTTAGGACATGCTCAAAGGACACTTATGATCCTGG CCCTGGCGCTTACAACCCAGAGACTAAGCCACCCAAAAAAATCACCTGGCCAATGAAATTTGGATCTCCAGACTGGGCTCAGGTTCCATGTCTACAGAAAAGAACTCTAAAAGCTGAG CTGTCCACAGACAAAGACTTTAGAAAGCATCGGAACCGTGTGGCCTACCTAAGCCTGTTTTACAGTTGA
- the CIMAP3 gene encoding ciliary microtubule-associated protein 3 isoform X2 gives MRGSALLKVPLRESSGPELLGDLQNPWHLPENTTDKKFTPRLTQPFLWNFPNETLVGNSFGTRQQRKLFPHFHPPNFLGNKFLPLRGAPHRGPGSYMADDMTPYPGMYQTVTPREQKHKQNFAPFNTLLPRFRTCSKDTYDPGPGAYNPETKPPKKITWPMKFGSPDWAQVPCLQKRTLKAELSTDKDFRKHRNRVAYLSLFYS, from the exons ATGAGAGGATCAGCCTTATTGAAAGTCCCTctgagagagagctctggtccaGAGCTTCTTGGAGATCTTCAAAATCCATGGCATCTACCTGAGAACACGACGGACAAAAAATTCACACCACGCTTGACCCAGCCATTCCTTTGGAACTTTCCTAATG AGACGCTGGTTGGCAACTCCTTTGGAACGCGTCAACAGAGGAAGCTCTTTCCCCACTTCCATCCCCCAAACTTTTTGGGGAACAAGTTTCTCCCTCTTAGGGGAGCACCCCACAGAGGGCCTGGAAGCTACATGGCAGAT GATATGACGCCTTACCCAGGCATGTACCAGACAGTAACTCCTCGGgagcaaaaacacaaacaaaattttGCTCCATTTAATACCTTGTTGCCTCGCTTTAGGACATGCTCAAAGGACACTTATGATCCTGG CCCTGGCGCTTACAACCCAGAGACTAAGCCACCCAAAAAAATCACCTGGCCAATGAAATTTGGATCTCCAGACTGGGCTCAGGTTCCATGTCTACAGAAAAGAACTCTAAAAGCTGAG CTGTCCACAGACAAAGACTTTAGAAAGCATCGGAACCGTGTGGCCTACCTAAGCCTGTTTTACAGTTGA
- the CIMAP3 gene encoding ciliary microtubule-associated protein 3 isoform X3, whose product MRCAQRPSKTLVGNSFGTRQQRKLFPHFHPPNFLGNKFLPLRGAPHRGPGSYMADMHGLAYNLSKIPTSRKGYTFGARTAVRFKPINKDMTPYPGMYQTVTPREQKHKQNFAPFNTLLPRFRTCSKDTYDPGPGAYNPETKPPKKITWPMKFGSPDWAQVPCLQKRTLKAELSTDKDFRKHRNRVAYLSLFYS is encoded by the exons ATGAGATGCGCCCAGAGAccatcaa AGACGCTGGTTGGCAACTCCTTTGGAACGCGTCAACAGAGGAAGCTCTTTCCCCACTTCCATCCCCCAAACTTTTTGGGGAACAAGTTTCTCCCTCTTAGGGGAGCACCCCACAGAGGGCCTGGAAGCTACATGGCAGAT ATGCATGGCTTGGCATACAACCTCTCTAAGATCCCGACCAGTAGAAAAGGATATACTTTTGGAGCTAGAACAGCCGTGAGGTTTAAGCCAATTAATAAG GATATGACGCCTTACCCAGGCATGTACCAGACAGTAACTCCTCGGgagcaaaaacacaaacaaaattttGCTCCATTTAATACCTTGTTGCCTCGCTTTAGGACATGCTCAAAGGACACTTATGATCCTGG CCCTGGCGCTTACAACCCAGAGACTAAGCCACCCAAAAAAATCACCTGGCCAATGAAATTTGGATCTCCAGACTGGGCTCAGGTTCCATGTCTACAGAAAAGAACTCTAAAAGCTGAG CTGTCCACAGACAAAGACTTTAGAAAGCATCGGAACCGTGTGGCCTACCTAAGCCTGTTTTACAGTTGA